The following are encoded together in the Parabacteroides chongii genome:
- a CDS encoding helix-turn-helix domain-containing protein, which yields MEVQRKCQWCGKPFIAHTMITRFCSKSCTEKAYKDKKRKQKLQEYEVRQSERPMQEVGIVGSKSFLSPAEAATLLGISRATIYRHMAAGIIRALQLRGRTIIRKSDIEKMFNNAPDYKKRSYGRKQTVLYYTTNEILEKYQIQKKTLYRRCKLYNIPKVEEGSRVFYNRTLIDKYFADLAEEINPDCYYTPEQVMEKYGMSRNAVVTFALRHNIPRINRHHEVYYSRAHIDAIKEKQDKLNPDYYTYSEITEKYGLTKINISYYVNKYDITRFKQGSRTMVLRTEFDKVYREHRDGTYIPKKRESKSGQQEQKEPFTIPDGYYSSEQIAVTYQMTKKTICRLCRENDIPKISHGGFNYYEQLAVNRFFAKYKAADNIKEWIGAEQMEEIYGMSKDARCSFVHRHKIPSRVVYGKAQYSKDHIDIIKNGGFDQREKYYSVAEAMERYGLRREDVYNYARYNNIRKMHHGKSMFLLKEDFNKVMAEKSVT from the coding sequence ATGGAGGTACAGAGAAAATGCCAGTGGTGCGGCAAACCATTTATAGCACACACGATGATAACACGGTTTTGCAGCAAATCGTGTACAGAAAAAGCGTACAAGGACAAGAAGCGCAAGCAGAAATTGCAGGAGTACGAAGTGAGGCAAAGCGAGCGACCAATGCAGGAAGTCGGCATTGTTGGAAGCAAATCGTTCCTCTCCCCTGCCGAAGCCGCTACCCTTTTAGGCATCAGCCGTGCCACCATCTACCGACACATGGCTGCCGGTATCATTCGGGCATTGCAACTTCGCGGGCGCACCATCATACGTAAATCCGACATTGAAAAGATGTTCAACAATGCGCCCGACTACAAGAAACGCAGCTATGGACGGAAACAGACCGTCCTCTATTACACCACGAATGAGATTCTGGAAAAATACCAAATCCAGAAGAAAACCCTGTATCGTCGTTGCAAACTATACAACATCCCAAAGGTTGAAGAAGGTAGCCGTGTATTCTACAACCGCACCCTCATAGACAAGTATTTTGCCGACCTTGCCGAAGAAATCAATCCGGACTGTTATTACACGCCGGAACAGGTCATGGAAAAATACGGTATGAGCCGTAATGCCGTTGTCACCTTTGCCCTGCGGCACAACATTCCCCGAATCAACCGCCACCACGAGGTGTATTATTCCCGTGCCCATATAGACGCTATCAAAGAAAAGCAGGACAAACTGAATCCCGACTATTATACCTATTCGGAAATCACCGAGAAATACGGGCTTACCAAAATTAACATCAGCTATTATGTCAATAAATACGATATAACTAGGTTCAAGCAAGGAAGCCGGACCATGGTATTGCGCACCGAATTTGACAAGGTATATCGTGAGCACCGGGACGGCACATACATCCCCAAGAAGCGCGAAAGCAAATCCGGTCAGCAGGAACAGAAAGAACCCTTTACAATTCCCGATGGCTACTACTCGTCTGAACAAATTGCCGTCACATATCAGATGACCAAGAAAACCATTTGCAGGCTGTGCCGTGAAAACGACATTCCTAAAATCAGTCACGGAGGATTTAACTACTACGAACAACTGGCAGTAAACCGTTTCTTCGCCAAATACAAAGCTGCTGATAATATCAAAGAATGGATTGGCGCAGAGCAGATGGAAGAAATATACGGTATGAGCAAAGATGCCAGATGCTCGTTTGTGCATCGCCACAAAATCCCCTCACGTGTAGTCTATGGCAAGGCTCAATACTCCAAAGACCACATCGACATTATCAAGAACGGTGGTTTCGACCAACGGGAAAAGTATTACAGCGTAGCTGAAGCGATGGAAAGATATGGTTTGCGTAGGGAGGATGTCTATAACTATGCCCGGTATAACAACATCCGAAAGATGCACCACGGCAAATCCATGTTCCTGTTGAAAGAGGATTTTAATAAGGTGATGGCTGAAAAATCCGTCACCTGA
- a CDS encoding tyrosine-type recombinase/integrase, with product MHECKTVTLRTRPLKNKMLSFYLDYYPGYRDKETMKVIRHESLGIYIYANPKNKREQNFNDVMTEKAEAIRCRRFESVVNERYDFFDRYKLKGDFLEYYRQQLRKHDQKWEFVYLHFKNFVHGKCTFEEIDIDLCNKFREYLLNAKKLRRNGRITRNSASGYWSTFRGFLKILYRNGMIKANVNDFLEKIETEDTMKEALSVEELYQLAETPCKKPIVKIASLFSCMTSLRISDILALRWEDIVDYSAGGKCVHIITQKNKAEDIIPISEEALGLIGYSSEKKGLVFKGLMRSWTQVPMKEWIRSAGITKNITFHSYRRTFATLQGAAGTDIRTIQSLMAHKSITTTMRYMKVVDSNKREASKKITLTRKG from the coding sequence ATGCACGAATGTAAAACTGTAACATTGAGGACAAGACCTCTAAAGAACAAAATGTTGTCGTTCTATCTGGATTATTATCCGGGATATAGAGACAAGGAAACAATGAAAGTAATCCGTCACGAATCGCTTGGCATTTATATCTATGCCAACCCGAAGAACAAACGTGAGCAGAATTTCAACGATGTAATGACCGAGAAAGCCGAAGCCATCCGTTGCCGCAGATTTGAATCTGTCGTAAATGAACGGTATGACTTCTTCGACCGGTACAAACTAAAGGGTGATTTCTTGGAATACTATCGTCAGCAACTCCGCAAGCACGACCAGAAATGGGAGTTCGTCTATCTCCATTTCAAGAACTTCGTACACGGCAAATGTACTTTTGAGGAGATAGACATCGACCTGTGCAACAAGTTTCGGGAATACCTTCTGAACGCCAAGAAACTAAGACGCAACGGACGTATCACACGAAACTCTGCATCAGGATACTGGTCTACTTTCAGAGGATTCTTGAAAATACTATATCGTAATGGGATGATAAAGGCCAATGTCAATGACTTCTTGGAAAAGATTGAAACAGAAGACACTATGAAAGAAGCTTTATCTGTTGAAGAATTGTACCAGTTAGCTGAGACGCCATGTAAAAAGCCTATTGTGAAAATCGCATCGCTGTTTTCCTGTATGACCAGCTTGCGCATCAGCGACATCCTCGCCCTACGTTGGGAAGACATAGTGGACTACTCTGCCGGAGGGAAATGTGTACATATCATCACACAGAAAAACAAAGCGGAAGACATCATTCCCATCAGCGAGGAGGCATTAGGGCTGATAGGATACAGTTCTGAGAAGAAAGGTCTGGTATTCAAGGGACTTATGCGTAGTTGGACACAAGTACCAATGAAAGAGTGGATTCGTTCTGCCGGAATAACCAAGAACATAACATTCCATTCATATCGGAGAACATTCGCAACCCTCCAGGGTGCTGCCGGTACAGACATCCGTACCATACAAAGCTTGATGGCGCACAAAAGCATCACCACCACGATGCGTTACATGAAAGTCGTTGACAGCAACAAGCGTGAAGCCAGCAAGAAAATCACTTTGACACGCAAAGGCTGA
- a CDS encoding helix-turn-helix domain-containing protein, with amino-acid sequence MSKNQFTFNDLPEVMGELCDRIASMESLLTEKLSKQNEVKENTHVPMTVQEACTYLKMPLSTFYYKVKKDDIPVIKQGKHLYIYRDELDKWLESSRKTTVPQSFEEENDALLASHRRKPNSKNW; translated from the coding sequence ATGTCTAAGAATCAATTCACATTCAATGACCTTCCCGAAGTGATGGGAGAGTTATGCGACCGAATCGCAAGTATGGAAAGTCTGCTGACAGAGAAACTTTCCAAGCAGAACGAAGTCAAGGAGAACACGCACGTTCCCATGACCGTGCAGGAGGCTTGCACCTATCTCAAAATGCCGCTATCGACCTTTTATTACAAGGTTAAAAAGGACGATATTCCTGTTATAAAACAAGGCAAGCACCTCTACATCTATCGTGATGAGCTGGATAAATGGTTGGAATCATCCCGTAAGACCACCGTTCCGCAAAGTTTCGAGGAAGAGAATGATGCGTTGCTCGCTTCCCATCGCCGTAAACCAAACTCTAAAAACTGGTAG
- a CDS encoding AAA family ATPase yields MEKTNNNIPTAEELAIYIKEATVSVNTKYEQSPVILMVDDSIIGTLGNFSASIGKAKSKKTFNVSAIAASALTNGTVLHYRSSFPENKRTILYIDTEQGEPHCQKVLQRILCLAGLPKDADSDNLIMLGLRKYSPEMRLAIVEQAIGTIPNLGLVIIDGIRDFMYDINSPNEATNIISKFMQWTDDRQIHIHTILHQNKNDEHARGHIGTELNNKAETIMQVEVDKDDKTISCVEAIHIRDREFEPFAFRINECALPELVESYISKEKKLGRPTKEPFEPYKEIPESVHRAALDATFADGNITGYDNYLERLKNGYGLQGVKLGHNKAVKVATFLGNKRMVIKEGKEYQFNPDYHY; encoded by the coding sequence ATGGAGAAAACGAACAATAACATTCCGACAGCTGAGGAACTGGCTATTTACATAAAGGAGGCTACCGTGAGCGTAAATACCAAATACGAACAGTCGCCTGTGATTCTGATGGTGGATGACTCCATTATCGGAACATTGGGCAACTTCAGTGCATCCATCGGTAAAGCCAAGAGCAAGAAGACTTTCAATGTTTCTGCCATTGCCGCTTCCGCATTGACCAATGGCACAGTACTCCATTACCGTTCATCGTTTCCGGAAAATAAACGGACGATATTGTATATCGACACCGAACAGGGAGAACCTCATTGCCAAAAGGTGCTACAACGCATTCTATGTTTGGCGGGATTACCAAAGGATGCCGATTCTGACAATCTGATTATGTTAGGTCTGCGGAAATATTCTCCCGAAATGAGACTTGCAATAGTCGAACAGGCCATTGGCACAATTCCGAATTTGGGACTGGTCATTATAGATGGCATCAGGGATTTTATGTATGACATCAATTCTCCGAATGAAGCCACCAATATAATCTCCAAATTCATGCAGTGGACTGACGACCGTCAGATTCACATCCACACCATCCTGCATCAGAACAAGAATGATGAACATGCCCGTGGTCACATTGGCACGGAACTCAACAACAAAGCGGAAACCATCATGCAGGTAGAAGTGGATAAAGATGATAAAACTATCAGTTGTGTCGAAGCCATTCATATCCGAGACCGGGAGTTTGAACCTTTCGCTTTCCGCATAAACGAATGTGCCTTGCCTGAACTAGTGGAATCCTATATATCCAAAGAAAAGAAACTCGGACGACCGACCAAAGAACCTTTTGAGCCATACAAGGAAATCCCGGAGAGCGTACATCGTGCTGCGTTGGATGCCACTTTCGCCGATGGCAATATTACCGGTTACGACAACTATCTAGAGCGACTGAAAAACGGCTACGGGTTACAGGGTGTAAAACTCGGTCATAACAAAGCGGTCAAAGTAGCTACCTTTCTCGGCAATAAACGGATGGTGATAAAAGAAGGGAAAGAATACCAATTTAATCCTGATTACCATTATTAA
- a CDS encoding plasmid mobilization protein has product MEQNIEEQTQSPEEKKETRSVFIGAKVTPGQKEYIKSQAEQCGMTVSDYLLACAYNYRPRPRLTKEETYLLQNLDNCRSDLVKYTSALRGMSTKQRMILFNQVPFMVGWLKELGYIAESVCQFLNAVKERNKIPSNEKSEEV; this is encoded by the coding sequence ATGGAACAAAATATTGAGGAACAAACACAATCTCCAGAGGAGAAAAAAGAAACAAGATCCGTCTTTATCGGAGCAAAAGTAACTCCCGGTCAGAAAGAGTATATAAAATCACAGGCTGAGCAATGCGGTATGACGGTAAGCGATTACTTGCTTGCCTGTGCATACAACTATCGACCCAGACCGAGGCTCACAAAAGAAGAAACATACCTGTTGCAGAATCTGGACAACTGTCGGTCAGATCTTGTAAAATACACTTCTGCACTTCGTGGAATGTCCACAAAGCAACGAATGATATTGTTCAATCAGGTGCCGTTCATGGTCGGCTGGCTCAAAGAGCTTGGCTATATTGCTGAAAGCGTCTGCCAATTTCTCAATGCCGTAAAAGAGAGAAATAAGATTCCGTCTAACGAAAAATCCGAAGAAGTATGA
- a CDS encoding relaxase — translation MIAKAKAISHGINAIRYITGESLNKKHPEKIYRVLDNLMSSQPDTLGIWNSMQLTLSRFKPIKNSVIRIELSPSAEHTRFFDIEDWQKLWQDFAAEFDKQVFTGKDGKVRSYQTNLANSKYTVWLHKESDGEVPHLHAAVCRLDEDGNINNDHNIHLRAQRAAERVAKKRGWTTAIQIRYTNIHLVNRDCMDALRSMSEWSWEEYKNALTRKGYSVHERKDAQHVIRSYALVNGNTKYKASELGVARNLMISKLPKTWDKLHHKPQVAAVSNQPKETQTEQNLKPSASAEHTRYSTYHPDTIPYTLNHNDKEHWFYIPEKVLDCFNDEFDYRDTENCQELTDMAVAIFVGLLETPNVATGNGGGGSQSDLPWRDKDEDDLQWARRCARAAGRLLGKKPKSGLKR, via the coding sequence ATGATAGCAAAAGCTAAAGCAATATCGCACGGCATAAACGCCATCCGTTATATTACCGGCGAATCTCTGAACAAAAAACACCCGGAGAAAATCTATCGGGTATTGGACAACCTAATGTCGTCGCAACCGGACACTCTGGGGATATGGAACTCCATGCAACTGACCTTATCACGTTTCAAACCCATCAAGAACTCGGTCATCAGAATCGAGCTAAGCCCCTCTGCCGAACACACCCGTTTCTTCGACATCGAAGACTGGCAAAAGCTCTGGCAGGATTTCGCTGCGGAGTTTGACAAACAAGTGTTTACCGGCAAGGACGGAAAAGTACGTTCCTACCAGACCAATCTGGCTAACAGCAAATACACAGTTTGGCTGCATAAGGAATCCGATGGCGAAGTTCCCCACCTTCATGCTGCTGTCTGCCGTTTGGATGAAGACGGCAACATCAACAACGACCACAACATTCATCTTCGTGCGCAGCGTGCTGCCGAGCGAGTAGCAAAGAAGCGGGGTTGGACTACTGCTATACAAATCCGATACACCAATATCCATCTGGTGAATCGTGATTGCATGGATGCGCTGAGATCAATGTCTGAATGGTCTTGGGAAGAGTATAAAAATGCCCTCACAAGAAAAGGTTACTCTGTACATGAAAGAAAGGATGCACAACACGTTATCAGGAGTTACGCACTTGTAAACGGTAATACCAAATACAAGGCTTCCGAATTGGGAGTTGCCCGGAATCTGATGATTTCAAAACTTCCTAAAACATGGGATAAACTGCATCATAAGCCGCAAGTTGCCGCTGTTAGCAATCAGCCTAAGGAAACTCAAACGGAGCAAAATCTCAAGCCGTCAGCATCCGCAGAACATACCAGATATAGCACTTATCATCCCGATACTATTCCCTATACACTTAATCATAACGATAAGGAACATTGGTTCTATATTCCGGAAAAAGTGCTTGACTGTTTCAACGATGAGTTTGACTACAGAGATACTGAGAACTGTCAGGAACTTACCGATATGGCTGTAGCTATTTTTGTCGGACTGCTTGAAACGCCAAATGTTGCCACCGGAAACGGTGGTGGAGGTTCTCAAAGCGATTTGCCTTGGAGAGATAAGGACGAAGACGATTTGCAATGGGCACGCAGATGCGCTCGTGCCGCTGGTCGCCTGCTCGGAAAGAAACCAAAATCAGGATTAAAACGATAA
- a CDS encoding ATP-binding protein, whose product MKFYNRTSELQELHRIQKLSFDSHSRMTVITGRRRIGKTSLAVEATKGDYPTVYLFVSRKNEAALCAEFSQLIVSVLGCYIPAEIKSFRSLFQMIMELAKAQKFNLIIDEFQEFEKINPSVFSDVQNIWDQYRKGTHVNLILMGSVFSMMHRIFEGAKEPLFGRADNIIRLTGFGTDTLKEIMNDYRPDYDNDELLALYSITGGVPKYIELLCENTDLSISGMFDYIVRDNSPFTDEGKNILIEEFGKDYGIYFSILSCIASGINNQSDIEVTLGGISIGGQLRRLIDDYSLITRQRPIMSKERTQAIRYEINDNFLKFRFRYYDKNQSIVEIRNFVLLRQIIESDYPTFSGLMLERYFRLKMIESHQYSAIGSWWERKKGKEANEIDIIGIRAEGKKALVAEVKRQRCNYDHKLFTEKVEHLKNAILSNYDIETCLWTMEDM is encoded by the coding sequence ATGAAGTTTTATAATCGTACATCTGAATTGCAGGAGCTGCATCGCATTCAAAAGCTCTCATTTGACAGTCATTCACGCATGACAGTGATTACAGGTCGGCGTCGAATTGGCAAGACATCGCTTGCAGTGGAAGCCACAAAAGGAGACTACCCTACTGTGTATCTGTTTGTAAGCCGCAAGAATGAGGCTGCTCTGTGTGCGGAGTTCTCACAACTGATTGTCTCTGTTTTAGGCTGTTATATACCTGCAGAGATAAAGAGTTTCCGCTCACTTTTCCAGATGATTATGGAACTGGCAAAGGCACAAAAATTCAATCTCATAATCGATGAATTTCAAGAATTCGAAAAAATAAATCCATCTGTTTTCAGCGATGTGCAGAATATTTGGGACCAATATCGTAAGGGAACTCATGTAAATTTGATTCTGATGGGTTCGGTGTTTTCGATGATGCACCGTATTTTTGAAGGAGCAAAAGAACCGCTATTCGGCAGGGCTGATAACATCATCCGTCTTACCGGATTTGGTACTGATACCCTTAAAGAAATAATGAACGACTACCGTCCCGACTATGATAACGATGAACTGCTTGCACTATATTCAATTACTGGCGGTGTCCCGAAATACATAGAATTGTTGTGTGAGAATACCGACTTGTCCATCTCCGGAATGTTTGACTACATCGTGCGTGATAACTCTCCATTCACAGATGAAGGCAAGAATATTCTGATTGAAGAGTTTGGCAAAGACTATGGTATCTACTTCTCAATACTCAGTTGCATTGCCTCTGGCATAAACAATCAGTCTGATATTGAAGTTACGTTGGGAGGAATAAGTATCGGCGGACAACTCCGTCGTCTGATTGATGACTACTCTCTTATCACTCGTCAGCGACCGATAATGTCGAAAGAGCGCACACAAGCCATCCGCTACGAAATCAACGACAATTTCCTAAAATTCAGGTTCAGGTATTACGACAAAAATCAATCCATTGTCGAAATACGGAATTTCGTGCTTCTTCGGCAGATAATAGAATCGGATTACCCTACATTCTCAGGACTAATGCTCGAACGGTATTTCCGTTTGAAGATGATAGAGAGCCATCAATATTCAGCCATCGGCTCGTGGTGGGAACGCAAGAAAGGTAAAGAAGCCAACGAAATAGACATTATAGGCATACGGGCCGAAGGGAAAAAGGCATTGGTAGCCGAGGTTAAGCGTCAACGATGCAACTACGACCACAAACTCTTCACCGAAAAGGTCGAGCATCTCAAAAACGCCATTCTCTCAAATTACGACATCGAGACTTGCCTTTGGACAATGGAGGATATGTAA
- a CDS encoding sacsin N-terminal ATP-binding-like domain-containing protein: protein MTEQQLEDYFYDRNLGCDTAKQFQNIEKEYLDIVGYCKKVKLGIENLTINSGERALWELVQNARDMSEDCHICIELNEDSIVFRHYGQPFSYSSLLALVKQDSSKDDPAKDLAGQYGTGFMTTHAFNRVVDVSGPYEVRKSKIEVEKYINMHMVLDRSNTASLEAYKEMNRELMQVENMCESTEECQGDSPTVFRYNLTTELVDTVSDQIKKVSGMLPFVLVINERIKEVEVCDNHRKEHYVFRKSTTLNLDKPFGENGWHEIESVVNRVDILSSENTSVSYGCHYLLSKDKEDLVIIPPYPFICDDVNKIPSLFLWFPLLGTEQFGVNFIFHSKKFYPVEKRNNIQLPEDVPSKKESGEKNENTLKSMMHALFDFYQIEGNDSTLIRDLCKVDFVKETEDEEQKRFYNEMQKMWNTQVRNWKVIPTAEGRKSITDSRVRLLHHDFYVNLDLEKRKLYESTLAKYAAFVKDDNNQGYLLPSTDLIKWSELVDTWDCENTDGFFVTLDDVCMAIKDKSDNLLEFLQFLKDSGNEALYDKYALIPNRDGKLCLRQNLRYGDFMTDELYKLASLLMGDDKAKMLDTTYLSLANFTQYTVNDLHNAILVTMNKWRSSTLVQPQKQTLTDDQITALIDFCSATSQDEFTNFRGKIMTVLPTYYHKTFCKSFLQKQEEREEDFYSSPFNLLLEYTLCRISMEDENWVKSNKSFLLSFLTEYAKSNETNRKDKLDDYGVIPCQKGYLCVKKELLKNEGVIPDLANIYNSIIGKDLHEKWIDIDFENLYKDYATQTPDDIAPVIQTELIKYMKEVNNGERARDKTWEGIIRQIILKLDNGEGWDKWFTSIDDNKAKYTFDMASGDAQKGIFSIMDMEDEDIIRLAALNENGALPALISQMERQKELDDERQSTFHFCYRIGKAIEDRIRERLGHELLKVKTREHIDDDMTVNDIQNGQDIIISYNGKDVYYVEVKAKWNFEYDNYAHMSTNQVRMAASNPECYALCCVDLSDSEKVNIPADSSIEYIEEHEAEIFAQTKVHLKIGEELEEIMTPVLNAESDTTGRRIKLGDYRANISKTAFITGVDFDSLIEDILSKCD, encoded by the coding sequence ATGACAGAACAACAATTAGAAGACTATTTTTATGATAGGAACTTGGGTTGTGATACTGCCAAGCAGTTTCAGAATATTGAAAAAGAGTATCTTGATATTGTAGGCTATTGTAAGAAGGTGAAACTTGGCATAGAGAATCTAACTATCAACAGCGGAGAACGTGCTCTTTGGGAGCTTGTTCAGAATGCTCGTGACATGAGTGAAGATTGTCATATTTGTATTGAACTCAATGAGGATAGCATTGTGTTCCGGCATTATGGTCAACCTTTCTCGTATTCCTCTTTGTTAGCGTTGGTTAAGCAGGATAGTTCGAAGGATGATCCTGCCAAGGATTTAGCTGGTCAGTATGGTACGGGTTTTATGACTACTCATGCCTTCAATCGTGTGGTGGATGTAAGTGGTCCTTACGAGGTGCGCAAAAGTAAGATTGAGGTTGAAAAATATATTAATATGCATATGGTTCTTGACCGAAGCAATACGGCATCTCTGGAAGCATACAAAGAGATGAATCGTGAGCTGATGCAGGTTGAGAATATGTGTGAATCTACGGAAGAATGCCAAGGTGATTCGCCTACCGTATTCAGATATAATCTGACAACCGAATTGGTTGATACTGTTTCTGATCAAATAAAGAAAGTATCTGGAATGTTGCCGTTTGTTTTGGTTATAAATGAACGTATAAAAGAGGTTGAAGTTTGCGATAATCATAGAAAGGAACATTATGTATTTCGAAAATCAACAACTCTCAATTTAGATAAACCTTTTGGTGAAAATGGATGGCATGAGATTGAGTCGGTTGTAAATCGTGTGGATATACTATCATCTGAGAATACAAGTGTATCTTATGGCTGTCACTACCTTTTGTCAAAAGATAAAGAAGATTTGGTAATAATACCGCCATATCCATTTATATGTGATGATGTCAATAAGATCCCTTCGTTATTCTTGTGGTTTCCTTTGTTGGGTACAGAACAGTTTGGTGTGAATTTTATTTTCCATTCCAAGAAGTTCTACCCTGTGGAGAAGCGTAACAATATTCAGCTCCCAGAGGATGTGCCATCCAAAAAGGAATCTGGGGAAAAGAATGAAAATACACTGAAATCCATGATGCATGCTTTGTTTGATTTCTATCAAATAGAAGGAAATGATTCCACTTTGATACGTGATTTGTGCAAAGTGGATTTCGTTAAAGAAACTGAGGACGAAGAGCAAAAACGATTCTACAACGAGATGCAGAAGATGTGGAATACGCAAGTTAGAAATTGGAAGGTGATTCCCACAGCAGAAGGAAGAAAAAGTATAACTGACAGCAGAGTGCGATTGCTGCATCATGACTTCTATGTAAATCTTGATTTGGAGAAACGTAAACTTTATGAAAGTACTTTGGCTAAGTATGCGGCTTTCGTAAAGGATGACAACAATCAAGGATACCTATTGCCATCAACAGATTTGATTAAGTGGTCGGAACTTGTTGACACTTGGGACTGTGAGAATACCGATGGTTTTTTTGTGACTCTCGATGATGTATGTATGGCTATCAAAGATAAATCTGACAATCTGCTTGAGTTTCTTCAGTTCCTTAAAGACAGTGGTAACGAAGCTTTGTATGACAAATATGCACTCATACCGAATCGTGACGGTAAATTATGCTTGCGACAAAATCTGAGGTATGGTGACTTTATGACTGACGAGTTATACAAACTGGCATCTCTTCTGATGGGTGATGATAAAGCAAAGATGCTGGATACAACCTATCTCTCGCTTGCAAATTTTACTCAATATACGGTTAACGATTTGCATAACGCGATTCTAGTCACAATGAATAAGTGGAGGTCAAGTACCCTCGTTCAACCCCAGAAACAAACATTGACGGATGATCAAATAACGGCTTTGATTGATTTCTGTTCGGCTACCTCCCAGGATGAATTCACAAATTTTAGAGGCAAGATAATGACAGTGTTACCGACTTATTACCACAAGACATTCTGCAAGAGTTTCTTGCAAAAGCAGGAGGAGAGAGAGGAGGATTTCTATAGTTCTCCATTCAACCTACTTCTTGAATATACTTTGTGCAGAATAAGTATGGAAGACGAAAATTGGGTGAAGAGTAATAAGTCATTCCTCTTGAGCTTCTTGACAGAATATGCCAAAAGTAATGAAACCAACAGAAAAGATAAACTGGATGACTACGGAGTGATACCTTGTCAGAAGGGATATTTATGCGTAAAGAAGGAACTATTGAAAAACGAAGGTGTCATTCCAGATTTGGCTAACATCTATAATTCAATCATCGGAAAAGACCTTCATGAAAAGTGGATTGATATTGATTTTGAAAACTTATATAAGGATTATGCTACACAAACGCCTGATGATATAGCTCCAGTTATTCAAACAGAATTGATAAAGTATATGAAAGAGGTGAACAACGGTGAACGTGCTAGGGACAAGACATGGGAAGGCATCATTCGACAAATCATCTTGAAACTGGATAATGGTGAAGGCTGGGATAAATGGTTTACAAGTATTGATGATAATAAAGCTAAATACACCTTTGATATGGCAAGTGGTGACGCTCAGAAAGGTATATTCTCAATTATGGATATGGAAGATGAGGATATTATCCGCCTTGCCGCCCTTAATGAGAATGGTGCTTTGCCGGCCCTCATCAGTCAGATGGAACGTCAGAAAGAATTGGATGATGAGCGTCAGAGTACATTCCATTTCTGTTACAGGATAGGCAAAGCTATTGAGGATAGAATACGTGAAAGACTTGGCCATGAGCTGCTAAAAGTTAAGACTCGTGAACACATTGATGACGACATGACCGTAAATGACATCCAAAATGGTCAAGACATTATCATCAGCTATAATGGTAAGGATGTGTATTATGTGGAAGTGAAAGCTAAGTGGAATTTTGAGTATGACAATTATGCGCACATGAGTACGAATCAGGTAAGAATGGCTGCAAGCAATCCTGAATGCTATGCACTCTGTTGCGTAGATTTATCAGATTCGGAAAAAGTGAATATTCCTGCTGATTCATCAATTGAGTATATCGAAGAACATGAGGCTGAAATCTTTGCTCAAACAAAGGTGCATTTGAAAATCGGTGAGGAACTAGAAGAGATAATGACACCAGTATTGAATGCAGAGAGCGATACGACTGGCAGACGAATAAAACTCGGAGATTATAGAGCCAATATATCAAAAACAGCTTTCATTACAGGCGTTGATTTTGATTCTTTGATTGAGGATATATTAAGTAAGTGTGATTAG